A segment of the Bacteroidota bacterium genome:
ACTATTAGAATTCTCTCTTCCAATCTTCTAATAACCAGATTATTGAATTGAGTTATAGAACCATAATGAGAGCAAACAGTAAATGTTTTATTAGGATCAGTTATAGTGTCTTTATTAATATACCATCCATATCCATAGTTTTCACCTGCCACATATGGGGTAAGCATTATGTCTGTATATTTTTTAGATAATAAGTTGTTTGAGTTTAATACTTTATCCCATAATAAAAAGTCTTCTACAGTAGAGTATAAAGCACCAGCAGAGAATGGGATTGACATATTTTGACACCTGGCATTAAATAGTTTTCCATTATCGACTCCATACCCTGAAGCCCTATTTGAAAGAATATTTTCAGGATGATCATAGCCTGAATTTATCATTCCAGCTGGTTCCAGAATCATCTGACTCAATGATTCTTCAAAGGTTTTTTTTGTAACAGATT
Coding sequences within it:
- a CDS encoding beta-lactamase family protein; the encoded protein is IGAYPVNEFVEKYCSDNIDFEPGTNFQYSNCGYYILGAIIESVTKKTFEESLSQMILEPAGMINSGYDHPENILSNRASGYGVDNGKLFNARCQNMSIPFSAGALYSTVEDFLLWDKVLNSNNLLSKKYTDIMLTPYVAGENYGYGWYINKDTITDPNKTFTVCSHYGSITQFNNLVIRRLEERILIVILSNVYGTPIGTMSRGINKILHSGKADGLIPEK